The genomic interval AATATTCATCTATTTCGTCTCTCGCACAGGAGCACCAATGAACCATCCTTCCTTTTCTCAGCCGAAGATAACATATCCCAGGAATGGAATGAAGGAGTTTTGATTGCCATTGCCCCTTTGCGCCGTAATGCATCTGCGTCCAGAGAGGTGGCAACGCAGTTCAACTCTCAACAATAAACGTCACCGGCCCGTCGTTGTCTATCTTCACAAGCATCTTCGCGCCGAACCGGCCGGTGCGCACCGTCAACCCTTCCTCTCGCAGGCAGGCTATGAATTTCTCATAGAGCGCTTCTCCCTTGGCAGGATCGGCCGCCTCGGCGAAGCTCGGGCGCCGGCCCTTGCGGCAATCCCCGTAGAGCGTGAACTGGGAGACCACGAGCGCCTCGCCGCCGGTCTCCTTGAGCGAGAGGTTCATCTTGCCCCCCTCATCTTCAAAAACGCGCAGGTGTGCGATCTTCCCAGCGAGATAGACGGCATTGGCCTCGCTGTCATCCGCCGCCACGCCGAGGAGGATGAGCAGGCCTGCCCCGATCTCACTGACAGTCTCTTTTCCCACATGGACTGCCGCCTTTTTTACCCGCTGTATCACCGCTCTCATAACTCGATCCCGCCGTCATCAATTGTGCTTGCTTTGGTTGCAGTCTATCAAATAGAATAAGTTAGGTGGCATAAGAAACGCTGATTATCGCACTATCGTATAAAATCTGTTCAACTGCAGAATACACATAAAACTAACTGTTAGCGAGATACGATGATACAAAAAAGTGAATTCTCATTTCGCAGGGATCGCCGGAAAGCGACCAGACTTCCTAAAAACGAGATTCTTGACGATCTCCGTCGCTTTAGCGGAGTTTGTGGAAAGAAATCATTCACAACAAAAGAATATGACGCTTGGAATAAAAAACGTTTGACATCAGCTACGATAACGAGACTATTCGGCAACTCGTGGTCTAAAGCTATGACGGAAGCAGGTTTGA from Candidatus Auribacterota bacterium carries:
- the dtd gene encoding D-aminoacyl-tRNA deacylase; the encoded protein is MRAVIQRVKKAAVHVGKETVSEIGAGLLILLGVAADDSEANAVYLAGKIAHLRVFEDEGGKMNLSLKETGGEALVVSQFTLYGDCRKGRRPSFAEAADPAKGEALYEKFIACLREEGLTVRTGRFGAKMLVKIDNDGPVTFIVES